GACTCAAACGCCGTCCCCTTGCCCCACACCCCCATCCCCGCTCACCACGAGGATGGAGTTAACATCAACGTTCGTATTCAGGAGTGTGCGGAGTAAGGGGGCAGGTCAGTGCGCCAAGAAGCAATCACCTCGACCTGTACATCGGCGACTCTCACGCCGTAGAACGAGTCATTATGGAGGCGAGGTGATGCAGTTGTCGTGGCCAAGACGCGGGTCGGGCATGCTAGCGGCACTATTCATTGCGTTTGTATTGGGTGTTGCTGCTCCGGCGCAAGACGTGGCTCTGGCAAGCGTGAGGAATGTTCCGCCACGCCAAACCCTTCCACTGAGCGAAGCCCTTGTCACTGTCGCCTTGCACCTCCAAGATGACTATGTGCTATTCGGGCTTGATATTCGCGGCGAAGATCCTACCGTCAACGTAGATTTGAGCGAGGCGGTCTCTTTGGGTACGGCATTGGCCCAGATTGTGGGACAGGCGCGGGGCTACACATATGAGGTTGTCTCAGCGCACGTCGTTTCTGTCTACCCCGTTGCCAGCAAGTATGATCCTGCCGATGTGATGAACCTGCATATTGCAGCAATGAAACTAGCTTCCGTTCCTGCATACGATGTTTTCGGCAACCCAGGCCGGTTCATTCCGGAACTTCAACAGTACCTGCTCCAGGGAAAACCCGTGCCGTCGTGTGGCTCTATCGGGCCTGGGCTCAGATCTGCCGGTCCCGGAGTGTCGGTTGAGGTGCATTCAGCGGCCTTGCGGGATGTGCTGAACGACGTGGCGGTACACGATTCAATCTCGCCGGAGCACCTGACCGGCACCTATCCGGTGGGGTGGATTCACAGGACGCGAACGGTCGGTGGAAAGACCGTTCATGAATGGTCTGCTCTCTCGACTGTCCGTCGCGGATGGGAGCAAGTTCTAAAGCGGGAGTTGGCTCGGCCGAAACCGTGAAGCGGGGTTGCGCATTCAAGCCTTCTGTTGGGATTGACGGGGGCAGCTCGCTGTCAAGCCCTCCCGCTCAGCACTTTTCGTCTAACCTCATCCAAACGCTCACAATAAAAACTTTCTGTGCCTTCCCATTCCCCCATTCGGTTTTGCTACTCTGGGAATAGGAAGTCCAGTGAGCACACTCCCGCCCCGGAACAATGCGAGATTGCGCCAAGATCGTTGCTGAAAATGCAAGCCACTGAAGGGAAATAACTTAGGATCTCGGTCCTAACGTGCCTGCTTTCATCAATTTGCGAGGTAGCGCCCGTGTAAACGGTTGAAACAAATGATGTAACTCCCGGGGGGCGGGGGGAATCCCACGGCATCGCCTACGCCACTGGCACCGCACTCCGCTTGGGCAGCATTTCCCCGATGCGCTTCATCTGCGCGCCCACGCCCTTCAGTTTTTCCTCGATGCGCTCGTAGCCGCGGTCAATGTGATAGACGCGGTCAATGATGGTCTCGCCGTCGGCCACCAGCGCGGCCAGCACCAGGCTGGCGGAGGCGCGCAGGTCGGAAGCCAGCACGGCGGCGGAGCTGAGCGGCGTGCGTCCACGCACCACGGCGCGGCGCCCTTCGATCCGGATGTCGGCATTCATGCGCACCAGCTCAAGCGCGTGCATGAAGCGGTTCTCGAAGATGTTCTCCGTGATCACCGACGTGCCCTCCGCCTGCGTCGCCAGCGCCATGTACTGCGCCTGCATGTCGGTGGGGAAGCCGGGATACTCCTCGGTCACAATGTCGCTGCCTTTCAGGCCGCCGTCGGAGGAAACGCGAATCGTGTCGGGCCCGCCCGGACGGATCTTCACGCCGACTTCCTCCAGCTTTTGAAGCAGCGCGCCCAAATGCCGCGGCTCACAGCCGGCCACCATCAGGTCGCCGCCGGTGAGCGCGCCGGCGACGACGAACGTTCCCGCTTCGATCCGATCGGGAATGATCCGGTGCTTGGCGCCGCCCAGCCGATCCACGCCCTTGATGCGGATGGTCGACGTCCCCGCGCCCTCGACCCTGGCGCCCATCTTGTTCAGCAGCGCCGCCAGGTCTGAGACTTCAGGCTCGCGCGCGCAGTTTTCCATCACGGTTTCGCCGTCGGCGAGCGTGGCCGCCATCATCAGGTCCTCGGTGCCGGTCACGGTGATCTTGTCGAAAACGATGTGACCGCCCCGCAGCCGCTCGGCATACGCTTCGATGTATCCGTGCTGTTGTGTGATCGTCGCGCCCAGCTTTTCCAGGCCCTTGATGTGCAAATCAATCGGCCGCGCTCCGATGGCGCATCCGCCGGGCAGCGAGACGCGCGCCCGCTTCATGCGCGCCACCAGCGGCCCGAGGACGAGCGTCGAAGCGCGCATCGTCTTCACGATCTCGTACGCTGCCTCCGCGTCTTCTTTCAGCTTGCGGCACTGGATGGTCGTGCGATGGTGCGCGCGTCCGTATCCGAGCTCGACTTCGGCGCCCAGCGCAACCAGCAGGCGTCGCTCGGTGCGAATGTCGTTCACGTCGGGAATGTTTTCCAGCACCACCGGCTCATCGCTCAAAATGGCGGCTGCCATCGCCGGCAGCGCCGCATTCTTCGCGCCCGAGACGCGAATGGTGCCGATCAGCGGGTTGCCGCCCCGGATGACGAACTTATCCATGAAATGGCCTGCTCAGGAGACGAAATTGGCGAGTGGCGCGCACCGGCTCTCGCACTTACGCGAAGCTAACACAGCCGGTTGTGGAAACCCTGTTAACTGCTTCTATTCTATAGACACCAGCGGTGGGCACCGAGTGCCGGGAACGGAGGACCGGGAACTGGAAATCGAGAACCGAGAATCGAGGACTCAGAACTTAGCCCATCGCTTGCCGAACATTCCCCTTCGCCGCCTTCAGCCGCTTCTCGGCTTCGCGGCGAGAGACACCCGCTTTCAGCATGACCAGCGCCACCGGCACGCTCTGACCGGACTCCGCGATGGCGCGCTCGGCGACGGCGCGGTCCACCCCCAGCGCCCGCTCCAGGATGCCGATGCCGCGCTCCACCAGCTTCCGGTTCTTCAGGCGCACGTTCACCATCAGGTTGCCGTAGACGTAGCCCAGCCGCGTCATCGCGCCGGTGGACAGCATGTTCAGGACGAGCTTTTGCGCAGTGCCCGCTTTCATCCGTGTGGAGCCGGAGACGACTTCGGGTCCGACCTCCGCCACAATTGCCAATTCCGCCGCTCGCTCCAGCTGCGAATCTCGATTGCAGACAACGGCAACGGTCCGCGCGCCCTTGCGGCGCGCGTACTCCACCGCCGCCACCGTATAAGGCGTGCGTCCGCTGGCGGCGACGCCCACCACCACATCCTTCTTATTGGGTTTCAGTCGCGCCAGGTCGCGCTCGCCATGGCGGCGCGAGTCTTCGTTGAACTCAGCGGCGCGACCCAGCGCCTTTTCGCCGCCCGCCATCACGTACCGCACCGTCTTAGGATCGGCGCCAAACGTCGGCGGGCACTCGGAAGCGTCGAGCGCGGCGATCCGTCCGCTGGTCCCCGCGCCCACGTAGATCAGGCGCCCGCCGCGGCCGATGGCGTCGGCGATCCAGTCAATCGCCTGCGCAATCTCAGGCAATGCTTGTTCCACGGCGGCCGCGACCTTCGCGTCTTCCGCGTTGATGATGCGCGCAATCTCCAGCGCCGGTCTGGTGTCCAGTTCAGCCGACGCCCGGTTCTGCGACTCCGTCGTCAGTCCACGCACTTCGGGAGCGCCCATCGCGCGACCCGCCTTGACCGTCATGCCAGCGCCTCCACTACCGCGTCGTGAAAGGCCGGACGCACCTGCTTGATCGCCTGCGAACTGCGGTCAGGCCAGGTCCGGTTGGTCAGCAGCGCCACCGCCAGCCGGCGCTCGGGATCGATCCACAGCGACGTGCCGGTGTAACCCAGGTGTCCGAATGCGCGTTCGGAAAAATACTTTCCCGACTGCGAAACCGGCCGCGAGGGCGTGTCCCAGCCAAGCGCGCGCGTCGTGCCTGCGGGCGAGGCTTGCCGTCGCGTGAACAGTTCGAGGGTTTCTCGGCGCACCAGCGGCGATCCTCCTTCCAGCAGGACGTGCGCGAAGTGGGCCACGTCGCCGGCACTCGAGAATACTCCGGCGTGTCCCGCCACGCCGCCCATCACCCACGCATTCTCGTCGTCGACCTCGCCCTGTACCACCCTATGCCGGAAATCGAGGTCCTCCACCGTGGGAGGGAATTGCTGACACATCTGCTCGGCCGGGCGAAACAACGTCTTGGTCATGCCGAGCGGCCCAAAGACCTCGCGGCGGCAGAAGCTGCTCAGGGCATTTTCCGCGGGCCCTTCGCCGGCAACACGCGCCAGTATTTCCCCCAGAATGATGAAGCCAATGTCGCTGTACTCGGCGCGCGTGCCGGGATCGGCTTCCAGCGGCAACTTGTAGGCCGCCTCCAGCAAGGTTTCGCGTGAGCGCGCCTGTTCGAACAGGCGCGCATACGCCGGAAGTCCGGAGGAATGCGCCAGCAGCATGCGCACCGTTACCCGGTCGCGCCTGGGATCGGCGACATCCGCAAATTCCGGGACCACGGCGCGCACCGCCACGTCGAGGTCCAGTAGGCCGCGCTCGTAGAGCAGCATCGCCATGGCGGTCGTCGCCACCACTTTGCTGACCGACGCCAGATCGTACATCGTCTCAGCCCCGACCCGCCGGGCGTCATCGGCGTAGGTAAACCTTCCAAAGCCGCGCAGCGCCACCATTCGGCCCGCGTGCACCACCGCGACGGCGGCCCCCGGAAAGGCGCGTGCGGCGATCGCGCCGTTGATCACGGCGAAGGCGCGGGCGAAGCGCTGGTCCTGCCCGGCAACGCTCAGTTGTGGCTGCAAGATGGCGCGCGACATTTTTCCTGGTCGAACGGAAGTACTGTATCAGCCCCGCGGTGCAGCGTCCGAAATCGGCGCCAGGTTCCGAAATCAGTCAGCCTCTTGTCGCAAATCGAAGCTGGGCCCAAACCGGTCACACAAGGGGTGAAGGCGTCATCCTCGGTGGCTATGGGCATACGGCGCAACCACATAAACCAAAGTACAAGATATGGAATGGGACTAGCTGCTCTTCTACAGAAATGCGTATTCAGGCCCTCCCGGTAGGTGCCTGATTCCTCCTAAGCTGCTGATTTCAAAGCTCAATATTGAGCAGCATTGGTCACCCACGTGCATCAACTCGCACCCGGAAGAGTCCCCAATACGCTTCAAACCTGCCCTTTCCCCGGGCACCTACCGGAAGCAGGCTGAAGTCATAGAGGCAGAAAAGAAGGAAATGAGCCATTCACACGCTCAAGGAGGCAGCATGAGCAGACGCACCCGGTTTACCGGGACAAGGCGATTTGTTTCCCTGATTGTCGCCCTGGCCCTCGTAGTCGGGATTTCGGCGGTCGGAGCATTTGCCCAACGCCTGGACGGTACGCTGACAGGCGTGGTCGATGACTCGACCGGCGCGGTACTTCAGGGAGCCAAGGTAACGGCCACCAACGATGGAACCGGCATCAAGAACGTGACCGAGACCACCAGCTCTGGTACCTACAACTTTCCTAACCTGCTAAGCGGCACCTACACCGTTACAGTGGAGAAGAGCGGATTCAAGCGGTACGTCCGCCGGAACGTTGTGGTCCGTTCGAACCTGGTGACGGAAGCCAACGCCCGCATGGAAGTTGGCGGCAACGAAACCACAGTTGAAGTCACGGCCGGCGCCGAGGTGGTGCAGACCACCAGCTCGACCCTGGCGGCCAACTTCGACAGCAACATGGTTGTGAACCTGCCGATTCCCACCGCGCTGGGCACGAACGGCGCGTTGAACCTGGCGACGTTCGCCCCCGGCACCACAACGCAGGGTGGCGGCGTTCTGGGCACCGGTGGTTCGATCGGCGGCGTTCGCCCGCGCTTCAACAACTTCACGGTTGATGGCGTGGACGACAACCGCGTGGACATCACCGGTCCGCAGTCGAACGTAATTCCTGACGCGATTGCCGAATTCAACCTGATCACCAACCAGTTCAGCGCCGAGTACGGCCACTCGGCCGGCGGCCAGTTCGCTACCGTTACCAAGTCGGGAACGAACAACTGGCACGGCACCGCCTCGTGGACCACGAACAACCGCAACTTCAATGCCTTCGACAACATTCAGAAGGGTGCTTGCCCCTCGACCGGTCCCTGCGAGAAGCCTCGCACGGACTTCAACGTGGGCAGCGGCACCGTCGGCGGCCCCATCATCAAGAACAAGCTGTTCATCTTCGGCGCCTACCAGCGCACGTTCGCCGGCTTCAGCGGCACGTCCGCCTCGATGGGCGCTCCCAACGCATCGGGCCTTCAGAACCTGAACGCGCTCGCCGAAGACCAGGCTGTGAAAGACATCCTGGCGCAGTTCCCGAATGCTACCGGCACGGTGGGCACTACCAACGTGACCAACACTCGTACCGGCGTCACTCTGCCGGTGCAGATTGGCACGTTCAACGCGCTGCTGCCTGCCTTCTACAACGAGCACGACTACCACATCAACGGCGACCTGAATATCGGTAAGCACCAGTTCCGCACGCGCTACCTCTATAACCGGCAGCGCCAGCCCGATATCTTCGGTCAGCCCTCGCAGTTCATCGGTTCCCAGTTCTTCAACGTTCACAAGGCGACCGTTACCGACGTGTGGGCCATCACGGACCGCTTTATCAACGACGTCCGTGCCAGCTACACCCGCCAGTTCAACGGCTTCGCTGTTCCCAGCCCGTTTGAGAACTTCCCCAACGTGCAGATCAACGATCCCGCGTTGTCGAACTTCCTGATCGGTCCGGACGGCAACGCCCCGCAGGGCGGCGGCCAGAACGTGTACCAGCTGCTCGACCAGATGTCCTACATCAAGGGTCATCACTCCTTAAAGTGGGGCGCCGAGTCGCGCCGCTGGATCGCGCCGGCCGTGTTCCTGCCCCGCGCCCGCGGCGAGTGGCAGTACTCGACGCTGGGTAATCTGATCAACGACACGGTGCCGATCGACTTCGCCAAGCGCGGAGCCGGCAGCGGCCAGACCGACGGCAATCAGACGGCCGCCTTCGGCTTCGTCCAGGATGACTGGAAGATCACGCCGCGCGTCACCGTGAACCTGGGTATCCGTTACGAGTGGTTCGGCATTCCGAACATGGCGCGCACGCAAGCGCTCAACGCCATCTCGACCCTGCCGAATTCACCGTTCAACTTCCGCGTGCCGGTTTCCGACACCAACAACTGGGCGCCCCGCTTCGGGTTCGCCTGGGACGTGTTCGGCGACGGCAAGACGGCCCTGCGCGGCGGCTTCGGCGTTTCTTACGACGTCTTCCCGCAGAACTTCCCGTCACTCCAGTTGCCTCCGCAGTTGCAGTCCGAGCAGGATCCGGACATCACCTGCAGCCTTCCTGGCCGTCCGTCGTGGTGCGCCAACTACAACTCCACGACGTATGCGCAAGGCGGTCAGACGGGACGCGGCTTCCTCCAGAACGGCGGTCTGCTGCAGGTCAACATCGTCTGCGCCACCCAGGCGGATTGCCGCAACAACACCCAGGGCATCATGAACGACCTCCAGATGCCGAAGGTGTTCAACTGGACGCTGGGTGTTCAGCGCCAGGTCTGGAAGAACGCCAGCATCGAAGCCCGGTATCTTGGTACTCGCGGCGTCGAGCTGCTGACCCAGACGCAGTTGAACGCGCAAACCGCATTCGCTGCCGGGGGGACGCCGATCCCGACGTTCCTGAGCACGGCTGCTGTGCCCACCACGTTCCCGGCCGGAGCACCGACGCTGGCGGCAGTGAGCGCCTTCTCGGTGCGTCCGTATCCGCAGTTTGCAGGTCCGGTGACCGGCTTCCTCAACAACGCGTACAGCATCTACCACGGCGCATCGGCTGACTTCGTTCAGCGCATGACGCATGGTCTCTCGCTGCGCGCCAACTACACCTGGGCCCACACCATCGACACGGGCACCAACGAACTGTTCAGCTCGCTGGTCAACCCGCGTCGTGGTGAAGACGGGCAGAACATCCAGCACGAGCGTGGCCGCTCGGTGCTCGATATCCGCCACAAGGGCGCCATCACCTGGGTGTATGAATTCCGCAAGATGAACACCAGCAACCCGCTGATGAAGGCCCTGCTGGACGGCTGGGAGTGGAACGGTACCTACCTCATCCAGACCGGTCAGCCGGTCAACGCTCGCTCGGCAACGGACACCAACCTGAACAAGGACTCCGCGGGTGACCGCGCCATCCTGAATCCGGCTGGCGATCCGTTCAAGTCGACCGACGTCAACCTGGTCTGCTGGAACGGCACCACGCGGTCCATCGTGTCGCCCGGCACCGGTTGCGCCGGCGGCGCGGCGCAGGTTGTGGGTTATGTGGCAGTGGATCCGACGGCCGGCTTCGTCCGTGCCCGGGCGGGTACTCTGACCAACACCGGCCGCAACACGCTCACCAGCGATGGCCGCAACAACTGGGACATGAGCTTCTTCAAGAACTATCACTTCGGTGAAACGAAGAACCTCCAGTTCCGGGCGGAATTCTTCAACATCTTCAACCACCGCCAGTACAGCTTCGCCAACCCGGGCGTGTTCGCCATCGCGGGCATCGACTCTTCGGCTATCGACGCCGAGAGCTTCGTGGACGTGAACGGCAACCCGAACTTCCGTAACCCGAAGCAGCTGAACGGTGGCTCGCGCAACATCCAGTTCGGGCTGAAGTTCATCTTCTAATCCGGACTGCTTTACGCCGGGGAGGGCGCAAGCTCTCCCCGATTTTTTTCTCCCTTTCGTGTCCTTTGTTTCGCTTGGTGTCCTTTGTGTTTAGGCCTTTGGTCTTCGGTCCCCACCACCCGATTGCACAAACCGCCCGCATGCCTCACAATCGGCTGTTCACGCCAGCATGCGAACCCTGATCGCGCGCTCCCTGTTCATCTGCCTGCTCGCCGCCCATCCGCTCCAAGGCCGGATTGAAGCCCAGAAGCGCCGCTCGCGCCCGTCCACCCAACCTGCGCTCCGCCCCATCAGTTCGCCGCGCTTTGCGCCGCTGGACGCCATCGTCAACGA
This genomic interval from Terriglobales bacterium contains the following:
- the murQ gene encoding N-acetylmuramic acid 6-phosphate etherase, with protein sequence MTVKAGRAMGAPEVRGLTTESQNRASAELDTRPALEIARIINAEDAKVAAAVEQALPEIAQAIDWIADAIGRGGRLIYVGAGTSGRIAALDASECPPTFGADPKTVRYVMAGGEKALGRAAEFNEDSRRHGERDLARLKPNKKDVVVGVAASGRTPYTVAAVEYARRKGARTVAVVCNRDSQLERAAELAIVAEVGPEVVSGSTRMKAGTAQKLVLNMLSTGAMTRLGYVYGNLMVNVRLKNRKLVERGIGILERALGVDRAVAERAIAESGQSVPVALVMLKAGVSRREAEKRLKAAKGNVRQAMG
- the murA gene encoding UDP-N-acetylglucosamine 1-carboxyvinyltransferase codes for the protein MDKFVIRGGNPLIGTIRVSGAKNAALPAMAAAILSDEPVVLENIPDVNDIRTERRLLVALGAEVELGYGRAHHRTTIQCRKLKEDAEAAYEIVKTMRASTLVLGPLVARMKRARVSLPGGCAIGARPIDLHIKGLEKLGATITQQHGYIEAYAERLRGGHIVFDKITVTGTEDLMMAATLADGETVMENCAREPEVSDLAALLNKMGARVEGAGTSTIRIKGVDRLGGAKHRIIPDRIEAGTFVVAGALTGGDLMVAGCEPRHLGALLQKLEEVGVKIRPGGPDTIRVSSDGGLKGSDIVTEEYPGFPTDMQAQYMALATQAEGTSVITENIFENRFMHALELVRMNADIRIEGRRAVVRGRTPLSSAAVLASDLRASASLVLAALVADGETIIDRVYHIDRGYERIEEKLKGVGAQMKRIGEMLPKRSAVPVA
- a CDS encoding serine hydrolase domain-containing protein, which translates into the protein MSRAILQPQLSVAGQDQRFARAFAVINGAIAARAFPGAAVAVVHAGRMVALRGFGRFTYADDARRVGAETMYDLASVSKVVATTAMAMLLYERGLLDLDVAVRAVVPEFADVADPRRDRVTVRMLLAHSSGLPAYARLFEQARSRETLLEAAYKLPLEADPGTRAEYSDIGFIILGEILARVAGEGPAENALSSFCRREVFGPLGMTKTLFRPAEQMCQQFPPTVEDLDFRHRVVQGEVDDENAWVMGGVAGHAGVFSSAGDVAHFAHVLLEGGSPLVRRETLELFTRRQASPAGTTRALGWDTPSRPVSQSGKYFSERAFGHLGYTGTSLWIDPERRLAVALLTNRTWPDRSSQAIKQVRPAFHDAVVEALA
- a CDS encoding TonB-dependent receptor, with product MSRRTRFTGTRRFVSLIVALALVVGISAVGAFAQRLDGTLTGVVDDSTGAVLQGAKVTATNDGTGIKNVTETTSSGTYNFPNLLSGTYTVTVEKSGFKRYVRRNVVVRSNLVTEANARMEVGGNETTVEVTAGAEVVQTTSSTLAANFDSNMVVNLPIPTALGTNGALNLATFAPGTTTQGGGVLGTGGSIGGVRPRFNNFTVDGVDDNRVDITGPQSNVIPDAIAEFNLITNQFSAEYGHSAGGQFATVTKSGTNNWHGTASWTTNNRNFNAFDNIQKGACPSTGPCEKPRTDFNVGSGTVGGPIIKNKLFIFGAYQRTFAGFSGTSASMGAPNASGLQNLNALAEDQAVKDILAQFPNATGTVGTTNVTNTRTGVTLPVQIGTFNALLPAFYNEHDYHINGDLNIGKHQFRTRYLYNRQRQPDIFGQPSQFIGSQFFNVHKATVTDVWAITDRFINDVRASYTRQFNGFAVPSPFENFPNVQINDPALSNFLIGPDGNAPQGGGQNVYQLLDQMSYIKGHHSLKWGAESRRWIAPAVFLPRARGEWQYSTLGNLINDTVPIDFAKRGAGSGQTDGNQTAAFGFVQDDWKITPRVTVNLGIRYEWFGIPNMARTQALNAISTLPNSPFNFRVPVSDTNNWAPRFGFAWDVFGDGKTALRGGFGVSYDVFPQNFPSLQLPPQLQSEQDPDITCSLPGRPSWCANYNSTTYAQGGQTGRGFLQNGGLLQVNIVCATQADCRNNTQGIMNDLQMPKVFNWTLGVQRQVWKNASIEARYLGTRGVELLTQTQLNAQTAFAAGGTPIPTFLSTAAVPTTFPAGAPTLAAVSAFSVRPYPQFAGPVTGFLNNAYSIYHGASADFVQRMTHGLSLRANYTWAHTIDTGTNELFSSLVNPRRGEDGQNIQHERGRSVLDIRHKGAITWVYEFRKMNTSNPLMKALLDGWEWNGTYLIQTGQPVNARSATDTNLNKDSAGDRAILNPAGDPFKSTDVNLVCWNGTTRSIVSPGTGCAGGAAQVVGYVAVDPTAGFVRARAGTLTNTGRNTLTSDGRNNWDMSFFKNYHFGETKNLQFRAEFFNIFNHRQYSFANPGVFAIAGIDSSAIDAESFVDVNGNPNFRNPKQLNGGSRNIQFGLKFIF